In one Bufo gargarizans isolate SCDJY-AF-19 chromosome 11, ASM1485885v1, whole genome shotgun sequence genomic region, the following are encoded:
- the LOC122922144 gene encoding SLAM family member 5-like, whose product MLGGIVQTLSVLLAGKCVISEGQPNVLLPVHGITNQSVDLVLPVNHAASIQEIFWIFQTYILVHFTNNRLDIKNSEFHNRLETPDNGATLRINDLRKGDAGIYSVTIHYTDKKEDKISYKLIVYEPVPFPAIWSEVTDDNPEQCNVTLHCAVPSNTSDFLYTWKCTRRDSEYQDIKSNASSIWISLPLDHQDVEVTCIVRNPADQKTISFNVPSICFNNLYFHQSKGEGRHYYLFYLAILPILGMVLGYFLLLKRNNKRRKESKEMEEIHYTDFAPKSYINQRIEHKDEDCEAVIYSAVVHPPT is encoded by the exons ATGCTGGGAGGTATCGTACAAACCCTGTCTGTTCTTCTTGCAGGAAAATGTGTCATCTCAGAAG GGCAACCCAACGTCCTTCTCCCAGTACATGGGATAACAAACCAGTCTGTAGATCTGGTACTTCCTGTGAATCATGCAGCGTCCATACAAGAGATCTTCTGGATTTTTCAGACCTATATTCTTGTTCACTTCACAAATAATCGCCTGGATATAAAAAATAGCGAGTTCCATAATAGACTGGAGACACCGGACAATGGCGCCACATTGAGGATTAATGACCTGAGGAAAGGGGATGCCGGGATATATTCTGTAACTATACATTATACAGACAAGAAAGAAGACAAGATATCCTACAAACTGATTGTATATG AGCCCGTTCCCTTCCCAGCTATATGGTCTGAAGTGACGGATGATAACCCAGAACAATGTAATGTGACTCTCCATTGTGCTGTCCCATCAAATACATCAGATTTCTTATATACTTGGAAGTGCACACGCCGGGACTCTGAGTACCAGGATATAAAAAGCAATGCAAGCTCCATCTGGATATCACTACCACTGGACCACCAGGACGTGGAAGTCACATGTATAGTCCGCAACCCAGCCGACCAGAAGACCATCTCCTTTAATGTACCAAGCATCTGTTTCAATAACCTCTATTTTCACCAAAGCAAAG GTGAAGGGCGTCATTATTACTTATTCTACTTAGCGATTTTACCCATCCTGGGAATGGTTCTCGGATATTTTCTTCTTcttaaaagaaataataaaaggaGAAAAG aatcaAAAGAAATGGAAGAAATACATTACACCGATTTTGCTCCTAAAAGCTATATTAATCAG AGGATTGAACATAAGGATGAAGACTGTGAAGCAGTCATATATAGCGCAGTGGTGCACCCACCCACGTAA
- the LOC122922145 gene encoding CD48 antigen-like isoform X1, which yields MKLQEPTRRLYASLTAVILLVLGGEANIQVHKNVLLHGSLRMSYSPSQKNGAIRSITWKFDKINEQVTILDTTEKPYYVYASKFRDRLQPSENLHTLTIVDLTIEDGGMYTIDVLDVKGVRESYSFNVTVYEPVPLPSIRTVVKENAIDRCSVTLHCSVPSNPLDFSYSWQCGDRKSDCQQYNKGRTVQISLKNDAKDMEILCIVQNPVDKKNVSFHVQETCMFTDRSSTLRSISLCYLLISKPAQCVLFLVPLIIYLAIIREEKLNTLWT from the exons GAGGTGAAGCCAACATCCAGGTCCACAAGAACGTTCTACTGCACGGATCACTCAGGATGTCCTATTCTCCTTCCCAGAAGAACGGAGCAATTAGATCAATTACCTGGAAGTTTGATAAGATCAATGAACAAGTCACCATACTGGACACCACTGAGAAACCATATTATGTATATGCCTCTAAGTTCAGGGATCGGCTACAACCGTCTGAGAACCTACACACATTGACCATCGTGGATCTGACCATCGAAGATGGTGGGATGTACACCATTGATGTTTTAGATGTAAAAGGAGTACGAGAATCTTATTCATTTAATGTCACCGTCTATG AGCCTGTTCCACTTCCAAGTATAAGGACTGTGGTGAAAGAGAACGCCATAGACAGATGCAGTGTTACTCTTCATTGCTCTGTCCCATCAAACCCATTAGATTTCTCCTATAGCTGGCAATGCGGAGATAGGAAATCTGATTGTCAGCAGTATAATAAAGGAAGAACAGTCCAGATATCCCTGAAGAACGACGCCAAGGACATGGAGATCCTGTGCATAGTCCAGAACCCTGTGGACAAGAAGAATGTCTCTTTCCACGTACAAGAAACGTGTATGTTTACAG ACAGGTCATCCACTTTGAGATCGATTTCTCTTTGTTATCTTCTGATCAGCAAGCCAGCGCAATGTGTACTGTTCCTGGTGCCGTTAATTATATATCTTGCTATAATAAGGGAAGAAAAG cttAACACACTGTGGACATAG
- the LOC122922145 gene encoding SLAM family member 9-like isoform X3 codes for MSYSPSQKNGAIRSITWKFDKINEQVTILDTTEKPYYVYASKFRDRLQPSENLHTLTIVDLTIEDGGMYTIDVLDVKGVRESYSFNVTVYEPVPLPSIRTVVKENAIDRCSVTLHCSVPSNPLDFSYSWQCGDRKSDCQQYNKGRTVQISLKNDAKDMEILCIVQNPVDKKNVSFHVQETCMFTDRSSTLRSISLCYLLISKPAQCVLFLVPLIIYLAIIREEKLNTLWT; via the exons ATGTCCTATTCTCCTTCCCAGAAGAACGGAGCAATTAGATCAATTACCTGGAAGTTTGATAAGATCAATGAACAAGTCACCATACTGGACACCACTGAGAAACCATATTATGTATATGCCTCTAAGTTCAGGGATCGGCTACAACCGTCTGAGAACCTACACACATTGACCATCGTGGATCTGACCATCGAAGATGGTGGGATGTACACCATTGATGTTTTAGATGTAAAAGGAGTACGAGAATCTTATTCATTTAATGTCACCGTCTATG AGCCTGTTCCACTTCCAAGTATAAGGACTGTGGTGAAAGAGAACGCCATAGACAGATGCAGTGTTACTCTTCATTGCTCTGTCCCATCAAACCCATTAGATTTCTCCTATAGCTGGCAATGCGGAGATAGGAAATCTGATTGTCAGCAGTATAATAAAGGAAGAACAGTCCAGATATCCCTGAAGAACGACGCCAAGGACATGGAGATCCTGTGCATAGTCCAGAACCCTGTGGACAAGAAGAATGTCTCTTTCCACGTACAAGAAACGTGTATGTTTACAG ACAGGTCATCCACTTTGAGATCGATTTCTCTTTGTTATCTTCTGATCAGCAAGCCAGCGCAATGTGTACTGTTCCTGGTGCCGTTAATTATATATCTTGCTATAATAAGGGAAGAAAAG cttAACACACTGTGGACATAG
- the LOC122922145 gene encoding SLAM family member 9-like isoform X2, whose translation MKLQEPTRRLYASLTAVILLVLGGEANIQVHKNVLLHGSLRMSYSPSQKNGAIRSITWKFDKINEQVTILDTTEKPYYVYASKFRDRLQPSENLHTLTIVDLTIEDGGMYTIDVLDVKGVRESYSFNVTVYEPVPLPSIRTVVKENAIDRCSVTLHCSVPSNPLDFSYSWQCGDRKSDCQQYNKGRTVQISLKNDAKDMEILCIVQNPVDKKNVSFHVQETCMFTDRSSTLRSISLCYLLISKPAQCVLFLVPLIIYLAIIREEKVA comes from the exons GAGGTGAAGCCAACATCCAGGTCCACAAGAACGTTCTACTGCACGGATCACTCAGGATGTCCTATTCTCCTTCCCAGAAGAACGGAGCAATTAGATCAATTACCTGGAAGTTTGATAAGATCAATGAACAAGTCACCATACTGGACACCACTGAGAAACCATATTATGTATATGCCTCTAAGTTCAGGGATCGGCTACAACCGTCTGAGAACCTACACACATTGACCATCGTGGATCTGACCATCGAAGATGGTGGGATGTACACCATTGATGTTTTAGATGTAAAAGGAGTACGAGAATCTTATTCATTTAATGTCACCGTCTATG AGCCTGTTCCACTTCCAAGTATAAGGACTGTGGTGAAAGAGAACGCCATAGACAGATGCAGTGTTACTCTTCATTGCTCTGTCCCATCAAACCCATTAGATTTCTCCTATAGCTGGCAATGCGGAGATAGGAAATCTGATTGTCAGCAGTATAATAAAGGAAGAACAGTCCAGATATCCCTGAAGAACGACGCCAAGGACATGGAGATCCTGTGCATAGTCCAGAACCCTGTGGACAAGAAGAATGTCTCTTTCCACGTACAAGAAACGTGTATGTTTACAG ACAGGTCATCCACTTTGAGATCGATTTCTCTTTGTTATCTTCTGATCAGCAAGCCAGCGCAATGTGTACTGTTCCTGGTGCCGTTAATTATATATCTTGCTATAATAAGGGAAGAAAAGGTAG cttAA